Genomic DNA from Lacipirellulaceae bacterium:
ATAGCACATGGAGGCGACGTAAAATGAAAGGGATAGTCACCCGCATCTAGCGAGGTGGGCCTGACAAGAGTACCTACGTCCCTGACAGAATAGCGAAGCAGCATGCACCATTGACCGGAAGCCGGCCGACTTACTCCTACTGCCTGAAGCCAGCGGCTAGCGTCGCCATCTACAAAGGGCTCTATGCCTTTCCATGTCGTTGCCCACGATGGTTGATACGGTCGCTGCTTTGCATAGGCATTCATCGCATCTAGCACATTTCCTAAAAACCCTCTTGCAAGAGGACGATTCTTGGGTGCGAGGTGCTGATCAAGCCAGTGATCGGCTGCTCCAGGGATGCCAGAACCAGGAAACGTCTGAAGTCCACTGATTCCCCTAGCCTTTCCCCAGTCAAAGATGATACCAAGTGAGTTTAATGAAACCACACGAGCGAGCTCGACATCTCTTGCTATTAACTGCTTCGCGTTCGAACCGCCTACTAGGATGTTTTGCCCGTTCAAGTGTTCGTAGACGAACTCGGGGAGCCTTCGGTTCGCAATCTTGTCATCGTGATACGCACGCAGACTGGCAAGCAGTGACACAGTATCGGTAGCCGACTTAGTAAACTTCCTATAAGACCTAAGTCTAATACGAGGTATGCGGTGGTCATGCGCGACGTTGCAAGCAATCGCTTTTACGGGATCTGATCCGTGATTTAGAGATTGCCTAATAGAGTTAGATATTCTACCCATCGCAGACACTCATTTGAGATCACTAAGAAAGCGTTTAAAAGCGAGTTCGCCAATTCAATCAAGCCGACATGTCAGGACTCGAATTCACTTCCAATGCTTCAATGACAATAGCTAGTGGCAAGTACAAAAAGCCCCGGAAGGCATTCTGACCAGATTCCATCTTCCTAGTTGGACCCAATGCTTCAAATTCCGCAGCAGCTCCCAATGCTCGAACGCATCGGACCAGACCGTTTGTACTGACTCCAGTATCATATTGTGTTCGTCTCCCTCTTGTGTTGGCTAAAAATAGAAATACATTCTAAAAACCATCTCGAACTATGCAGCTTCTCTGAGGAAACGATAGCGATGCTGATACATTGCTGAGTTTTCCAAATTTGATGACGGCACGTGAAGCATTTCAAACTTCGGAACACTCTTGTCTCGAAAAGGAGGCTCTGATAACTAGCCGAGCTTCTCAAAAATGACTCTACAGCTCGAGAGCTTTACATCGATTATATGTGATCTTTTACGAACTACTTCTGGTTGCAGCTCCGTTTCTCAGAACAGCTTAATTTGAGTGAAAGGTTTTCAAGATCTGAGAATGTTCAGCTGCTGAGCATCATTGATCGCCATCTGGTGTTCCTATTCCTGGCTTGATGCTAAACGGCGGCCTCGGTTCCCTAAGTTGTTTGTCTAACTCTTGCATCTTCATGCGTTCGAGTAGTGTGTCTAGCTGCTTGCGTTCTTCAGCGCTGAATGGCACCCTTGTATCAGCAGCTTTGATCAGATTGAAAACGCCAACCTTGCCACGCTCTTCCAATAGCTCTTCTAGCGTTCTGTTCCTCCAAGCATTTTCCCCGAATACGGCAGATACTTGTTCTATTTCAATTGGCGGGGTAGCTGTATCTTCAAGACGCTCCAGAATATCGCTCAGTTCAGAAATAGTGCGCTTTAGGTCGAAGCGTATGCTTGCAATATCAGAACTGCCGCGAATAGGTGATAAGGTTACGTCCGGACTTTCTACCTCCACAGAATCTCCGGTTAAGATAAGTGTGTAGTCCTGTTTGCCTGAGACGAGCTGTCCCTTGTGGCTTACCACGATTTTGTATGTTACTAATGAGTCAAACGTTTCGTTGTCATGTATCTGCTCATAAGGGTCTACGAGATTGTCCCCCTTAGAATTAGAGTTAACCGAATCAAGGCGCCATGGCAAGAGTTCTTGATCACCGCGACTGAGCCGTAGATCCAGATCATTTACTAGGACCGGACTGCTTGAATTTACAACTTGATCGCTTATTGCAACTCCAGGCGGATCCGTCCAAGAGATAGAAGCTTTGACGTTCCCCTGAGCTTTGAAGCTCAAAGAAAAACTAGCCCCTTCGTTTAGAGTCTTCTCAAGAATCACGGACGACTCGCCATTCTGTATTATCGTTTCGGCCGCCCGCTTAGCATTCATAAGTCCCCACCCGAAAACCACATCGGGCCCGTCTTCACCCGCATCATCTGCCGAGTGTAGGGCTAAGCCCTTGAGAGTTGCTGAGCGAATGAAACTGTTGGTTTCTCTCATCGCCAACTCCTGGAGAAGAAGCAGTGAGCCAGCTACATTTGGTGCGGCCATAGATGTACCCGTCCAAAACTGTTGGCCGTACTTATCGTTAGTCGATCCCTGATGACCCAAGTGAAGAGTTGAGAATAATTCTTCACCGTTGCCCGTAATGTCGGGCTTGATTCTTAGGTCATCTGTTGGGCCTTGGCTGCTAGATGGAACGATCTGCACCAGTCCCAAGACTTCTCCCGTCGAACCAACGCTTACATCTCTTGCGTTCGCAACGACGAGACTATTTTTCGAAACGCAGTGACCTGTGAGTTTGTCAAACTCTCTCATTTCTTGGTTCGGGTTACTATTAGCTGTGTGATCTAGGCCGTCATTCCCGGCAGCAACTACCATTAGGTAGTTAGGAGCATTGTGCATCACGCGATCCCACTCTCGAGCCACGTCGATATATCCACCAAAGTAACTCGCAGGCAAAGCAGGCTGGTCTTGCCGATCTCTGACCGCGAACCCGTAGGAGTGATTCGAGATCAGCATTCCAGCAGCAGCTTGGACAACAGCTTCTGACCTGTCGAAGTCCCAGTCGTAAGTTTTAGCATGCGCTTTAAATGCCATTCCTTGAGCTTCCGGGGCCAAGCCGGCGGCAATTAAAGTTCCAGTAACGTGGGTGGCATGATCGCTACCCGCGCCGTTATAGCCCCCATCGACGTCCCCGATTGATGCTCGCCCTCCAAACTCAACGTGAGTTGGCCGAATTGAACCCCCATCCCAGACGTAAACGATCATATCTTCGCCTGTGAGGCCCAAGCCCAGCTGCCCACTTGGATGCAAATACTTAGTTCGCGTAGATGAAGCAGCATCTGCATTGAAGGTGCGATAGTAGACGGGATGGCCATCACTTGTGACTGCTTGCAAAGCAGCATAGACCGTCAGTCCATTATCCTTTTCTTGCTCGTAGCGAACTCGAAAACCGGCTCTCTGTGCTTCTTGTAATCGAGCTGTCTGCTTGACCTTGAGTTCATTCGCCAACGTCTTTAATACAGCCGTGTCATACCCGGCGGTAATCGTCCTTGACTGAGTAGCCGTCTGGCCATTACATAGTTTGAAAGTCGGCCCTAAATTGCACGATAACAGAATAGGAATGAGAAAGACGTGACTCTTATTCATAATGGACTCACTGTAGGGGAGAATGGATTTGCAGATAGAGTCGGGCACCCTTTACGCTGCCGCTACCTTCCTGCGGCAGCCTTCAATTCACCTTAATATCAATGTTCGTGACGATAATCTTGCCTGCTCCGCGGCTCATCTTTGGAGCCGTCTGAGAGTAGAGCGAGTATGGCCTCAGCGTGACGACGAGTTGGGCCTCTCTGTGCAACATCTCGGAGACGAATGGAGTAATATTGAAACTTTGTGTCACAATTCCTGCCGGTTGAGTTCGGTGGAGACTGTGGTGTCTTGTTCCAAACAGCGATAGATTTCCGACAGTTTTTCTTATTGGCTTGCCTGCCGGTCCCTGCGACGAAAGCAGCACTTCGTAGCCTAAAACCAGAGGCTTTCTAGGAAGCGAGAACGAGATCTCCAGCATCGTCTGCGGGGACCTTTCCGGTCGGGCAACCAGTGGCTTGAGCGACATGAGCTTCATGGATGTCACTGAAGAGCCAATAGTATTCAACTCTATAGTTGTTTCAGTTTCAGTTGATAGGACTGTGCGAGATGCTTTGCGACGGCAGCACTCACAAGAAGGAATCACCCTATTCGTGGACAGTCCCGTTTCGCTATCAATTGAGAAGTTCTCAGGCAATGTAGCCAAAAAGGACGCCGTTCCTCGGAAATCGTAAGGAAGCTTATCCGTCAACGCAGGAAAGGAACTGTCGATATCATCATAGGACGCACGAATGTTCCTACCATATAAATAGTAATGTCGTGGTTCATTGTGAATCGCCCCCTCTGCATCATAGAAGAACCAGGGCTTCTCGACGAACCAACTCGCCTCCGGAAAGTATCCCCATTCGCGATTTGGAAGCCGGACCCACATCTCGAACAGGCGGTCAATATTCGCATGATGCACCCAGAAAATTGGATCAAAAGCGGCCCTCTGAACCTCTGTCATTAGACCAAGTTTGTCATTGCCGACGATTCCTCCGATTGCCACATGTACATCGTTGTGAGGGCGTCTTTCAATCAGCCCCATCGTACTCCCATCAGAATCATAGACGCCGCCAGCGAATCCAGTATCTTCGGTAGGTCCAAAAAAAAGCTTCTCACGCTTGATGAGATCTAGAGCATCAGTACTTACCTTGTCAGACAACTGGGTTCTCCCTCTGGTAAACGCACCCGACCTTTCACTTGTGAAAAGTGGATTCGTGGGAATGACTCCGTCATTCGCAAGCATCTGGTCTGCGAAGGATGCGGGGAAAGAAGTGTGTCCACGAGTGTAGTCCCAGTAGGGGACGCTAAGCGTGGGATCATCCGCAGCGCCACGGAGAATCTGTTCGAAGTAATAGAGATAAGCACGATGCCAAATAAGGAAGTCCGCAGAGGACTCTCCGTTATGTGGGCAACGGTTCCAAAACATCTCTCTGCGCACCGCAAGCACACCTGGGTCGCGATCGGCTGCCTGAATAACAGCTTGATCACTAACACCATGTATGGCAGCCTGATAGAACCAACTTGTTGGGTCAGAGGGCTTTCGCGACTTCATGACTCGCACACCCTTGCGTAGTGAATCTAGGCGAGACTTTGCTGCTTCTGATCGTCGGTCCTCACTCGCATCGACGATACCATCGCCGTTCTCATCGACATATAGATGGTACTCTGCAAATGCTTGAAGACTCATTCTGGGGCTGATCTGTTCCACCGCCAGAACTGAAGTCGGTGCAAGAAAAATGAAGGTCTTGAGGATTAGTCGAGTGCCAGGCAAGTTGATTCGCTCCGAATCTTATATCCAGTAATAGATAGCCTCGGTTGTCCAGTGAATATACTCGATAACCACCAAGTGTCTAGTTTTTGTTGCCAAGACAGGCAGGATGAATTCGGTCCTTTGCTCAAACTCAATCAATGTTACCTAACTTAGAAACCTAACCTCGCCTTATGCCAGACCTGAATGAAGAAAACCTAATCGACAGTCGCCTGTATTGCTTCGTTATCTACTCGGTCGCAAGTGACTGAGAGGTCATGACTCAAGCAGAGTTTTGGTTGGATAGACGGCTCCTTGGCGGCTCATGACCGAAAGGGTGACCAAACTATGACGAACAATTGAACCAACCGTTCTCCCAAGTGCATAGCTCACCCCAGCTAAATGTTCTCAAAGTCGACG
This window encodes:
- a CDS encoding tyrosinase family protein encodes the protein MSDKVSTDALDLIKREKLFFGPTEDTGFAGGVYDSDGSTMGLIERRPHNDVHVAIGGIVGNDKLGLMTEVQRAAFDPIFWVHHANIDRLFEMWVRLPNREWGYFPEASWFVEKPWFFYDAEGAIHNEPRHYYLYGRNIRASYDDIDSSFPALTDKLPYDFRGTASFLATLPENFSIDSETGLSTNRVIPSCECCRRKASRTVLSTETETTIELNTIGSSVTSMKLMSLKPLVARPERSPQTMLEISFSLPRKPLVLGYEVLLSSQGPAGKPIRKTVGNLSLFGTRHHSLHRTQPAGIVTQSFNITPFVSEMLHREAQLVVTLRPYSLYSQTAPKMSRGAGKIIVTNIDIKVN
- a CDS encoding S8 family serine peptidase, translated to MNKSHVFLIPILLSCNLGPTFKLCNGQTATQSRTITAGYDTAVLKTLANELKVKQTARLQEAQRAGFRVRYEQEKDNGLTVYAALQAVTSDGHPVYYRTFNADAASSTRTKYLHPSGQLGLGLTGEDMIVYVWDGGSIRPTHVEFGGRASIGDVDGGYNGAGSDHATHVTGTLIAAGLAPEAQGMAFKAHAKTYDWDFDRSEAVVQAAAGMLISNHSYGFAVRDRQDQPALPASYFGGYIDVAREWDRVMHNAPNYLMVVAAGNDGLDHTANSNPNQEMREFDKLTGHCVSKNSLVVANARDVSVGSTGEVLGLVQIVPSSSQGPTDDLRIKPDITGNGEELFSTLHLGHQGSTNDKYGQQFWTGTSMAAPNVAGSLLLLQELAMRETNSFIRSATLKGLALHSADDAGEDGPDVVFGWGLMNAKRAAETIIQNGESSVILEKTLNEGASFSLSFKAQGNVKASISWTDPPGVAISDQVVNSSSPVLVNDLDLRLSRGDQELLPWRLDSVNSNSKGDNLVDPYEQIHDNETFDSLVTYKIVVSHKGQLVSGKQDYTLILTGDSVEVESPDVTLSPIRGSSDIASIRFDLKRTISELSDILERLEDTATPPIEIEQVSAVFGENAWRNRTLEELLEERGKVGVFNLIKAADTRVPFSAEERKQLDTLLERMKMQELDKQLREPRPPFSIKPGIGTPDGDQ